In Peromyscus eremicus chromosome 2, PerEre_H2_v1, whole genome shotgun sequence, a single genomic region encodes these proteins:
- the Prdm2 gene encoding PR domain zinc finger protein 2 isoform X2: protein MRGSAEGPKEEDKRPLASAPEQPALLPEVISQDAVPQVAIPLPACEPQPEPDGKQEVTDCETNDLEEEEEEEEDEEEELEEEEELEEDGEEEADMLNESSVKEPEIRCEEKPEDLLEEPQSISNETSEDSPDMAPLLHISRNREEANGDAFETFMFPCQHCERKFATKQGLERHMHIHMSTINHAFKCKYCGKAFGTQINRRRHERRHEAGLKRRPSMTLQPSEDLDDGKGENVTSKNESSPPQLGQDCLILNSEKASQEIINSSFVEENGEVKELHPCKYCKKVFGTHTNMRRHQRRVHERHLIPKGVRRKGGLLEEPQPPAEQAPPSQNVYVPSTEPEEEGEADDVYIMDISSNISENLNYYIDGKIQTNNSTSNCDVIEMESNSAHLYGIDCLLAPVTVEITQNIKSTQVSVTTDDLPRESPSSTNCESKKRRTASPPVLPKIKAEADSDSTAPSCSLSLPLSMSTTEVVSFHKEKGVYLSSKLKQLLQTQDKLTPPAGISAAEIPKLGPVCVSAPASMLPVTSSRFKRRTSSPPSSPQHSPALRDFGKPSDGKAAWTDTVLTSKKPKLENRSDSPAWSLSGRDERETGSPPCFDEYKITKEWAANSTFSSVCNQQPLDLSSGVKQKSEGTGKTPVPWESVLDLSVHKKPCDTEGKEFKENHSAQPGCGAAKKKKPTTCMLQKVLLNEYNGVSLPTETTPEVTRSPSPCKSLDTQPDPELGPDLSSSAHTVESPPEVVGPSSPSLQTASLSSGQLPPLLIPTEPSSPPPCPPVLTVATPPPPLLPTVPLPTPSSDASPQQCPSPFSQATAQSPLPVLSPTVSPSPSPIPPVEPLMSAASPGPPTLSSSSSSSPSSFSSSSCSSTSPSPPPLSAVSSVLSSGDNLEASLPAITFKQEESESEGLKPKEEAPPAGGQSVVQETFSKNFVCNVCESPFLSIKDLTKHLSVHAEEWPFKCEFCVQLFKGKTDLSEHRFLLHGVGNIFVCSVCKKEFAFLCNLQQHQRDLHPDEVCTHHEFESGTLRPQNFTDPSKAHVEHMQSLPDEPLETSREEELNDSSEELYTTIKIMASGIKTKDPDVRLGLNQHYPSFKPPPFQYHHRNPMGIGVTATNFTTHNIPQTFTTAIRCTKCGKGVDNMPELHKHILACASASDKKRYTPKKNPVPLKQTVQPKNGVVVLDNSGKNAFRRMGQPKRLSFNVELSKVSPNKLKLSALKKKNQLVQKAILQKNRSAKQKTDLKDTSEVSSHICPYCDREFTYIGSLNKHAAFSCPKKPLSPSKRKVSHSSKKGGHASPASSDRNSSSNPRRRTADTEIKMQSTQAPLGKTRARSSGPAQASLPSSSFRSRQNVKFAASVKSKKASSSSLRNSSPIRMAKITHVESKKSKAVAKSHCAQLSSKSSRNLHVRVQKSKAVVQSKTALASKKRTDRFIVKSRERSGGPITRSLQLAAAADLSESRREDSSARHELKDLSYSLRLASRCASSAAPYITRQCRKVKAAAAAAQFQGPFFKE, encoded by the exons ATGAGAGGCTCTGCAGAAG GTCCTAAGGAAGAGGACAAGAGGCCTTTGGCTTCTGCACCTGAGCAGCCAGCCCTTCTTCCTGAGGTGATCAGCCAGGATGCAGTTCCACAGGTGGCCATCCCTCTCCCTGCCTGTGAGCCACAGCCAGAGCCAGATGGGAAACAAGAAGTCACTGACTGTGAGACCAATgatctggaggaagaggaagaggaggaagaggatgaagaggaggagttggaagaggaggaggagttggaagaagatggggaggaagaagcTGACATGCTGAATGAAAGCTCTGTGAAAGAGCCAGAAATACGATGTGAAGAAAAGCCAGAGGATTTATTAGAAGAACCACAGAGCATTTCAAATGAAACTTCTGAAGACTCTCCAGACATGGCccctcttctccacatctctAGAAATAGAGAGGAGGCCAACGGTGATGCGTTTGAAACATTTATGTTTCCATGTCAGCATTGTGAAAGAAAATTTGCAACCAAGCAGGGCCTTGAACGTCACATGCATATCCACATGTCTACAATCAATCATGCTTTCAAGTGCAAGTACTGTGGGAAAGCGTTTGGCACACAGATTAACAGAAGACGGCATGAACGTCGCCATGAAGCGGGGTTAAAGAGGAGACCCAGCATGACACTACAGCCCTCAGAGGACCTAGATGATGGCAAGGGGGAGAATGTCACTTCTAAAAATGAGTCAAGTCCACCTCAACTTGGACAAGACTGTCTGATATTGAACTCAGAGAAAGCCTCCCAGGAAATAATAAATTCATCTTTCGTGGAAGAGAATGGCGAAGTTAAAGAACTTCATCCCTGCAAATACTGCAAAAAGGTATTTGGAACTCACACCAATATGAGACGACATCAGCGCCGGGTTCATGAACGCCATCTGATTCCCAAAGGTGTCCGTCGAAAAGGAGGACTCCTGGAAGAGCCACAGCCACCAGCAGAGCAGGCCCCACCTTCCCAGAATGTCTATGTACCAAGCACAGagccagaggaggaaggggaagctgaCGATGTCTACATCATGGACATTTCAAGCAACATCTCTGAAAACCTAAATTACTATATTGATGGTAAGATTCAGACCAACAACAGCACTAGTAATTGTGATGTGATTGAGATGGAGTCTAATTCTGCACACTTATATGGCATAGATTGTCTGCTTGCCCCAGTAACAGTGGAAATTACTCAAAATATAAAGAGCACCCAGGTCTCTGTAACAACAGATGATCTTCCCAGAGAGTCTCCCAGTAGCACAAATTGTGAGTCCAAGAAACGGAGAACTGCCAGTCCACCTGTACTCCCCAAAATTAAAGCTGAAGCAGATTCTGACTCCACAGCGCCCTCATGTTCCTTAAGTTTGCCTCTGAGCATGTCCACAACAGAGGTAGTGTCTTTCCATAAAGAGAAGGGTGTCTATTTATCTTCAAAGCTCAAGCAGCTTCTTCAGACTCAGGACAAACTGACTCCTCCTGCAGGAATTTCAGCAGCTGAGATTCCAAAGTTAGGTCCTGTGTGCGTTTCCGCTCCTGCGTCTATGTTACCAGTGACCTCTAGTAGGTTTAAGAGGCGCACCAGCTCTCCACCCAGTTCTCCACAGCACAGCCCTGCCCTTCGAGACTTTGGGAAACCAAGCGATGGGAAAGCAGCATGGACAGATACAGTTCTGACTTCCAAGAAACCCAAATTAGAAAATCGTAGTGACTCACCAGCATGGAGTTTGTCtgggagagatgagagagaaacTGGAAGTCCTCCTTGCTTTGATgaatacaaaataacaaaagaatgGGCAGCCAATTCTACTTTCAGCAGTGTGTGCAACCAACAGCCATTGGATTTATCCAGCGGGGTCAAACAGAAGTCTGAGGGCACAGGCAAGACTCCAGTCCCATGGGAATCTGTATTGGATCTCAGTGTGCATAAAAAGCCTTGTGATACTGAAGGCAAGGAATTCAAAGAGAACCATTCAGCACAGCCAGGCTGTGGTGCTGCAAAGAAGAAGAAACCAACCACCTGCATGCTACAAAAGGTTCTTCTCAATGAGTATAATGGTGTTAGCTTACCTACAGAAACCACACCAGAGGTGACCAGAAGCCCAAGTCCTTGTAAATCCCTAGATACACAGCCAGATCCTGAACTTGGTCCTGATTTGAGTTCCTCAGCCCACACTGTTGAGTCCCCACCAGAAGTTGTTGGTCCTTCATCCCCCTCTCTACAGACAGCCTCCCTGTCTTCCGGTCAGCTGCCTCCTCTCTTGATCCCCACAGagccttcttcccctcccccgtGCCCTCCTGTGTTGACGGTTGCCACTCCACCACCTCCCCTCCTTCCAACTGtccctctccccactccctcttCAGATGCGTCTCCTCAGCAGTGCCCCTCTCCATTCTCACAGGCCACTGCCCAGTCTcctctcccagtactctccccGACAGTGTCCCCTTCACCCTCGCCCATTCCTCCTGTGGAGCCCCTCATGTCTGCTGCGTCCCCTGGTCCTCCGacactttcctcctcctcctcctcctccccctcttccttctcttcctcttcatgcTCCTCCACATccccctcacctcctcctctcTCAGCAGTGTCCTCTGTGCTTTCCTCTGGTGACAACCTGGAAGCATCTCTCCCTGCAATAACTTTCAAACAGGAGGAGTCAGAGAGTGAAGGTCTGAAACCCAAGGAAGAGGCCCCACCTGCAGGTGGACAGAGTGTTGTCCAAGAAACCTTCAGCAAAAACTTTGTTTGCAATGTCTGTGAATCACCTTTTCTTTCCATTAAAGATCTAACCAAACATTTATCTGTTCATGCTGAAGAATGGCCCTTCAAATGTGAGTTTTGTGTGCAGCTTTTTAAGGGTAAGACTGACCTGTCAGAGCATCGATTTCTGCTTCACGGAGTTGGGAATATctttgtgtgctctgtgtgtaAGAAAGAGTTTGCCTTCTTGTGCAATTTACAGCAGCACCAGCGAGATCTCCACCCAGATGAGGTGTGCACACATCACGAGTTTGAAAGTGGGACCCTGAGGCCCCAGAACTTCACAGACCCCAGCAAGGCCCATGTGGAGCATATGCAGAGTTTGCCAGATGAGCCTTTGGAAACTTCTAGAGAGGAGGAGTTAAATGATTCCTCTGAAGAGCTTTACACGACCATCAAAATAATGGCTTCTGGAATAAAGACGAAAGATCCAGATGTCCGACTTGGTCTCAATCAGCACTACCCGAGCTTTAAACCACCTCCATTTCAATACCACCATCGAAACCCCATGGGTATTGGCGTAACGGCCACAAACTTCACTACCCACAATATTCCACAGACTTTCACTACTGCCATTCGCTGCACGAAGTGTGGAAAGGGTGTTGATAATATGcctgagctgcataaacatatcTTGGCATGTGCATCTGCAAGTGACAAGAAGAGGTACACCCCTAAGAAGAACCCAGTGCCCCTGAAACAAACTGTGCAACCCAAAAACGGAGTGGTGGTTTTAGACAACTCTGGAAAAAACGCCTTCAGACGGATGGGGCAGCCCAAGAGACTGAGCTTCAATGTTGAACTCAGCAAAGTGTCTCCCAATAAGCTCAAGCTAAGTgcactgaagaagaaaaatcagcTGGTCCAGAAAGCGATCCTTCAGAAGAACAGATCTGCAAAGCAGAAGACAGACCTGAAGGACACTTCTGAGGTATCCTCGCACATTTGCCCTTACTGTGACAGGGAGTTCACATACATCGGCAGCCTGAATAAGCACGCCGCTTTCAGCTGTCCTAAAAAacccctttctccttccaaaaGAAAAGTTTCCCATTCATCTAAGAAAGGTGGCCACGCATCACCTGCCAGCAGTgacagaaacagcagcagcaatccCCGGAGACGGACCGCAGACACGGAGATTAAGATGCAGAGCACGCAGGCGCCCTTAGGCAAGACCAGAGCTCGGAGCTCAGGCCCTGCCCAAGCCTCACTGCCCTCCTCATCCTTCAGATCCAGACAGAATGTCAAGTTTGCAGCTTCAGTCAAATCCAAAAAAGCAAGCTCTTCATCCTTGAGGAACTCCAGTCCTATAAGAATGGCCAAAATTACTCATGTTGAGAGCAAAAAATCCAAGGCTGTTGCCAAGAGTCATTGTGCTCAGCTCTCAAGCAAATCGTCCCGAAACCTGCATGTGAGAGTGCAGAAGAGCAAAGCTGTTGTACAAAGCAAGACTGCTCTGGCCAGTAAGAAAAGAACAGACCGCTTCATAGTGAAGTCTAGAGAGCGGAGTGGGGGCCCTATCACCAGAAGCCTTCAGCTGGCAGCTGCTGCAGACCTGAGTGAAAGCAGGAGAGAGGACAGCAGTGCCAGGCATGAGCTGAAGGACTTGAG